In a genomic window of Streptomyces pristinaespiralis:
- a CDS encoding amino acid ABC transporter ATP-binding protein, with protein MVKAENVHKSFGHVKVLKGIDLEVAPREVFCLVGPSGSGKSTFLRCINHLEKINGGRLSVDGRLVGYREKGDKLYELKEREVAAQRRDIGMVFQRFNLFPHMTALANVMEAPVQVKGESKAVARERALKLLDRVGLADKAKNYPSQLSGGQQQRVAIARALAMEPKLMLFDEPTSALDPELVGEVLDVMRGLAEDGMTMIVVTHEMGFAREVGDALVFMDDGVVVEAGHPRDVLGNPQHERTKSFLSKVL; from the coding sequence ATGGTGAAGGCCGAGAACGTCCACAAGTCGTTCGGCCATGTGAAGGTCCTCAAGGGCATCGACCTGGAGGTCGCCCCCCGCGAGGTGTTCTGTCTGGTGGGTCCGTCCGGCTCCGGCAAGTCGACCTTCCTGCGGTGCATCAACCACCTGGAGAAGATCAACGGCGGCCGGCTCTCGGTCGACGGTCGCCTGGTGGGCTACCGCGAGAAGGGCGACAAGCTCTACGAGCTGAAGGAGAGGGAGGTCGCGGCGCAGCGCAGGGACATCGGCATGGTCTTCCAGCGCTTCAACCTCTTCCCTCACATGACGGCGCTCGCGAACGTCATGGAGGCCCCGGTCCAGGTCAAGGGCGAGTCGAAGGCCGTGGCCCGCGAGCGTGCGCTGAAGCTGCTGGACCGGGTGGGGCTGGCCGACAAGGCCAAGAACTACCCGTCCCAGCTCTCCGGCGGCCAGCAGCAGCGCGTCGCGATCGCCCGTGCGCTCGCGATGGAGCCGAAGCTGATGCTCTTCGACGAGCCGACGTCGGCCCTCGACCCCGAGCTCGTGGGCGAGGTCCTCGACGTGATGCGCGGCCTCGCGGAGGACGGCATGACGATGATCGTCGTGACCCACGAGATGGGCTTCGCCCGTGAGGTCGGCGACGCGCTCGTCTTCATGGACGACGGCGTGGTCGTCGAGGCCGGCCACCCGCGTGACGTGCTCGGCAACCCGCAGCACGAGCGGACGAAGTCCTTCCTGTCGAAGGTGCTCTGA
- a CDS encoding class I SAM-dependent methyltransferase, which translates to MPDREERFRVMLDMVEATVGTRPRVLDLACGTGSITDRLLARFPEATSTGVDLDPALLTIARGHFAGDERVTFVTADLKDPAWTKVLPHTSYDAVLTATALHWLHSEPLAALYRQIGPLVRDGGVFMNADHMKDGSTPRINAAERAHRHAGMERAREAGALDWADWWALAAEDPVLAGPTAERFRIYGEHADGDTPSAQWHAEALRAAGFAEARPVWASPSDALVLALK; encoded by the coding sequence ATGCCCGACCGTGAGGAGCGGTTCCGGGTGATGCTGGACATGGTCGAGGCCACGGTCGGCACGCGGCCGAGGGTCCTCGACCTCGCGTGCGGTACGGGCAGTATCACGGACCGGCTCCTGGCGCGGTTCCCGGAGGCCACCAGCACCGGGGTAGACCTCGACCCCGCGCTGCTGACCATCGCCCGGGGCCACTTCGCGGGCGACGAGCGCGTCACCTTCGTCACCGCCGACCTCAAGGACCCCGCCTGGACGAAGGTCCTGCCGCACACCTCGTACGACGCGGTGCTCACCGCCACCGCGCTGCACTGGCTCCACAGCGAACCGCTCGCCGCGCTCTACCGGCAGATCGGTCCCCTCGTCCGCGACGGCGGGGTCTTCATGAACGCCGACCACATGAAGGACGGATCCACACCACGGATCAACGCCGCGGAGCGCGCGCACCGGCACGCGGGCATGGAACGGGCCAGGGAGGCCGGCGCCCTCGACTGGGCCGACTGGTGGGCGCTCGCCGCCGAGGACCCGGTCCTCGCCGGGCCCACCGCCGAGCGGTTCCGTATCTACGGCGAGCACGCCGACGGTGACACCCCCTCCGCCCAGTGGCACGCCGAGGCCCTGCGTGCGGCGGGCTTCGCCGAGGCGCGCCCGGTGTGGGCGTCGCCGTCGGACGCTCTGGTGCTCGCCCTGAAGTAG
- a CDS encoding CGNR zinc finger domain-containing protein: MELAYYSDYAVRLVNTEEPARNKDSLTSVEAVRELFGASSQAARRATDSDVTRFRSVRGRLRAVFAAADAGEETQAVDLLNSLLLEFPVSPQISGHDHRDEDGRPKWHMHLADHPSNATAGYAAIAAMGLAFHLTEYGVDRLGLCQAAPCRNAYLDTSTNRSRRYCSDRCATRANVAAYRARKRLESERSGPTGRTAETSQETTPVTDR, encoded by the coding sequence GTGGAACTGGCCTATTACTCGGACTACGCCGTCAGGCTGGTCAACACCGAGGAGCCGGCTCGCAACAAGGACTCCCTCACCTCGGTCGAGGCCGTCCGTGAGCTCTTCGGCGCGTCGTCCCAGGCCGCCCGCCGCGCGACCGACTCGGACGTCACGCGCTTCCGGTCCGTCCGGGGCCGGCTGCGCGCCGTCTTCGCCGCGGCCGACGCGGGTGAGGAGACCCAGGCCGTCGACCTGCTCAACTCCCTGCTGCTGGAGTTCCCCGTCAGCCCGCAGATCTCCGGGCACGACCACCGGGACGAGGACGGCCGCCCCAAGTGGCACATGCACCTCGCCGATCACCCCTCGAACGCGACCGCGGGCTACGCCGCCATCGCCGCGATGGGACTGGCGTTCCACCTGACCGAGTACGGCGTCGACCGCCTCGGGCTCTGCCAGGCCGCGCCCTGCCGCAACGCCTACCTGGACACGTCCACCAACCGCTCGCGCCGCTACTGCTCCGACCGCTGCGCGACGCGCGCCAACGTGGCCGCCTACCGGGCGCGCAAGCGTCTGGAGAGCGAGCGGTCCGGGCCCACCGGCCGCACCGCGGAGACCAGCCAGGAGACGACACCCGTCACGGACCGCTGA
- the sodX gene encoding nickel-type superoxide dismutase maturation protease gives MTEQGREPRARFGVAEVTGPSMVPTLLHGDQLLVDYRASLRVGDVAVLRHPLQQDLLIVKRLAERRDGGWWVLGDNPGADGDSRVFGVVPPELLLGRVRSRFRPLAQDQRSVTGVVSWLVSAVRPVGPDRSLSRRLRAR, from the coding sequence ATGACTGAACAGGGGCGGGAGCCGAGGGCCCGGTTCGGGGTCGCCGAGGTGACCGGGCCGTCGATGGTTCCGACACTGCTGCACGGGGACCAGCTGCTGGTCGACTACCGTGCCTCGCTGCGCGTCGGCGACGTCGCGGTGCTCCGCCATCCGCTGCAGCAGGATCTCCTCATCGTCAAGCGGCTGGCCGAACGGCGCGACGGGGGCTGGTGGGTGCTCGGCGACAACCCCGGCGCCGACGGCGACAGCCGTGTCTTCGGAGTGGTGCCGCCCGAGCTGCTGCTCGGCCGGGTGCGCAGCCGCTTCCGTCCGCTCGCCCAGGATCAGCGGTCCGTGACGGGTGTCGTCTCCTGGCTGGTCTCCGCGGTGCGGCCGGTGGGCCCGGACCGCTCGCTCTCCAGACGCTTGCGCGCCCGGTAG
- the sodN gene encoding superoxide dismutase, Ni, with the protein MLSRLFAPKVKVSAHCDLPCGVYDPAQARIEAESVKAVQEKYQANEDPHFRARATVIKEQRAELAKHHVSVLWSDYFKPPHFEKYPELHQLINDTLKALSAAKASTDPATGQKALDLIARISDIFAETKKA; encoded by the coding sequence ATGCTCTCCCGCCTGTTTGCCCCCAAGGTGAAGGTCAGCGCCCACTGCGACCTGCCTTGCGGTGTCTACGACCCGGCCCAGGCCCGCATCGAGGCGGAGTCGGTCAAGGCCGTCCAGGAGAAGTACCAGGCCAACGAGGACCCGCACTTCCGCGCCCGCGCCACGGTCATCAAGGAGCAGCGCGCGGAGCTCGCCAAGCACCACGTCTCGGTGCTCTGGAGCGACTACTTCAAGCCGCCGCACTTCGAGAAGTACCCGGAGCTGCACCAGCTCATCAACGACACCCTGAAGGCGCTCTCCGCCGCCAAGGCGTCCACGGACCCGGCGACCGGCCAGAAGGCCCTCGACCTCATCGCGCGGATCAGCGACATCTTCGCGGAGACCAAGAAGGCCTGA